One genomic segment of Chitinophaga sancti includes these proteins:
- a CDS encoding tetratricopeptide repeat protein: MHRSFKKNETATHCTIHLLNKSRFAGALLYLLLAAGFLSACKSSKSTTARNSGTVYIKDPTILQQRADSLFFAAERSKILGDYRTAITQFSDYLRLIKTNPTAYYELSRLFIEVRNPGYALGFARRAASMDTTNKWFQITLADAFGIAGQFDSAAAVYGKLSVQYPDNDEYLYNKGMFLTKAEQPEAALAVFDQLEKKVGLVEELAIQKERLLLKLDRVDDAAEEIHKLVNQYPGEVRYYLLLADIYNANDRQEEAVALYKSSLQLDSSNPRALIALANTAKKNGDHMQYWSYLTRAFANPDYSIDEKVSYVYPYLQMQGTDTTKLREGLQLAQLVIEAHPEEAKAYALQADMYSQANMLDSALYDYRKAVSLDSTRYSVWYQLMWIYSRKDDAANLLKVSNVVAQRFPKEFMGHYFQGVANFLLQNYPASIEALNEALINGNVDKSMKADVYSLLGDAYHATGQHEDSDSSYDRSLLLKPNDATVLNNYSYYLSLRGEQLQKAESMSRHSLELEPTSINYMDTYAWVMFRMGRYELAKQWMEKALQSPQAKDNPGMLEHYGDILFNLHDVDKALEYWRLAKEKGANSTGLARKIAEKRYILATERE, from the coding sequence TTAAGTGCCTGCAAAAGTAGCAAGTCCACTACAGCAAGGAATAGTGGAACTGTATATATCAAGGATCCTACGATCCTGCAGCAGCGTGCAGACAGTTTGTTTTTTGCAGCCGAACGCTCCAAAATCTTAGGTGATTACCGTACTGCTATTACCCAGTTCTCCGATTACCTCCGCCTTATCAAAACCAATCCCACCGCTTATTACGAGCTGTCAAGACTGTTCATCGAAGTCCGTAATCCTGGGTATGCGCTGGGTTTTGCCAGGCGTGCTGCCAGTATGGATACTACCAACAAGTGGTTCCAGATCACCCTGGCCGATGCATTTGGTATAGCCGGTCAGTTTGATAGTGCAGCTGCCGTATACGGTAAGCTGTCTGTTCAATACCCTGATAATGATGAATATCTTTACAACAAAGGGATGTTTCTCACCAAAGCGGAACAACCTGAAGCTGCCCTTGCTGTCTTTGACCAACTGGAAAAGAAAGTAGGGCTCGTAGAAGAGCTGGCTATTCAGAAAGAGCGGTTGTTACTTAAGCTGGACAGGGTAGATGATGCCGCAGAAGAAATTCACAAATTAGTCAACCAATACCCCGGCGAAGTAAGGTACTACCTGCTGCTGGCGGATATTTATAACGCCAATGACCGGCAGGAGGAGGCAGTTGCCCTGTATAAAAGCAGTCTGCAGCTGGACTCTTCTAACCCCAGAGCACTGATCGCACTGGCCAACACTGCAAAAAAGAACGGGGACCACATGCAGTACTGGAGCTATCTCACCAGGGCGTTTGCCAATCCGGATTACAGCATTGACGAAAAGGTTTCATACGTATACCCATACCTGCAAATGCAGGGAACAGATACTACCAAGCTAAGAGAAGGATTACAACTTGCGCAGCTGGTTATAGAAGCACACCCTGAAGAGGCTAAAGCCTATGCACTGCAGGCCGATATGTACTCACAGGCCAATATGCTGGATAGCGCACTGTATGATTACAGGAAAGCAGTGTCACTCGATTCCACACGTTATAGCGTATGGTACCAGCTGATGTGGATTTATAGCCGTAAAGATGATGCAGCTAACTTACTGAAAGTGAGTAACGTAGTCGCTCAGCGTTTCCCTAAGGAATTTATGGGGCACTATTTTCAAGGGGTGGCCAACTTTTTGCTACAGAATTATCCGGCAAGCATCGAAGCACTCAATGAGGCTTTGATAAACGGAAATGTAGACAAGAGTATGAAGGCCGATGTATATTCCCTGCTGGGAGATGCATATCATGCCACGGGGCAGCACGAAGATTCAGACAGCAGTTACGACCGCTCTCTGTTGCTGAAACCGAATGATGCCACCGTTTTGAACAACTACAGCTATTACCTGTCACTGAGAGGTGAACAATTGCAAAAAGCAGAATCGATGTCCCGTCATTCGCTGGAACTGGAACCAACAAGTATCAATTACATGGATACATATGCCTGGGTGATGTTCCGAATGGGCAGATACGAACTGGCAAAGCAATGGATGGAAAAGGCCCTGCAATCGCCGCAGGCAAAAGACAATCCGGGTATGCTGGAACACTATGGCGATATACTGTTCAACCTCCACGATGTGGACAAAGCCCTGGAATACTGGCGCCTGGCAAAGGAAAAAGGCGCTAACTCTACAGGCCTGGCCCGCAAAATAGCAGAGAAGCGGTACATACTGGCAACAGAACGTGAATAA
- a CDS encoding DUF4292 domain-containing protein, translating into MMKQTLALITLGIVSTGLFSCRHTRQIASTSFPVTDTSKHTTVADSASNAEATAFNKDLLNKLHSNVIAYNTFSAKLKVDYESDTKSPPEVTANIRMTRDSVIWISVSAPIIGEVARAIITPDSLRAVNKLDKKVYLRDIKNAQDLLNIPFDFKTLQDMIVGNPIFLTDSIFQVVKTPAVISFSCESEVFTSLFNVFADDYVLQQSKVMDKDKQKGRSCELTYGEYKTMGGHKFATRRRVFVEAKGVTKINMEFNKVDFDVPVSYPFTIPASYSKE; encoded by the coding sequence ATGATGAAGCAAACATTAGCATTGATAACATTAGGTATTGTAAGCACGGGACTATTTTCATGCAGGCATACCCGACAGATAGCGAGTACGTCTTTTCCTGTCACAGATACTTCAAAACATACTACTGTAGCTGATAGCGCAAGCAACGCAGAGGCCACAGCTTTTAATAAAGATTTGCTGAATAAGCTCCACAGCAATGTTATTGCTTATAACACCTTTTCAGCCAAACTGAAAGTGGATTATGAATCCGATACCAAATCACCTCCTGAAGTAACAGCTAATATCCGCATGACCAGGGATAGCGTGATCTGGATCTCAGTATCCGCACCTATCATCGGTGAAGTAGCACGCGCTATCATCACACCGGATAGCCTCAGGGCAGTGAACAAACTGGATAAAAAGGTGTACCTGCGCGATATAAAAAACGCACAGGATCTTCTCAATATTCCATTCGATTTCAAAACTTTGCAGGACATGATTGTCGGCAATCCGATCTTCCTGACAGATTCCATCTTCCAGGTAGTCAAGACCCCGGCAGTGATTTCGTTCAGCTGTGAAAGCGAAGTATTTACCAGTCTGTTCAACGTATTTGCAGACGACTATGTGTTGCAACAGAGCAAGGTAATGGATAAAGACAAGCAGAAGGGACGTTCCTGCGAACTGACCTATGGTGAATACAAAACAATGGGTGGGCATAAGTTTGCAACCCGCCGCCGCGTTTTTGTAGAAGCCAAAGGTGTGACAAAGATCAATATGGAATTTAACAAGGTTGATTTTGACGTACCTGTTAGCTATCCGTTCACAATCCCTGCTTCTTATTCAAAGGAATAG
- a CDS encoding murein hydrolase activator EnvC family protein, producing the protein MKFVNCHFAAIFKIIMLNLKKFLPLVLAIGLLPALLYAQAPTQSREELEHKKRELQREIDEANQALKETKKSTRESVSQLRALKEKITLRSRLINSINEEINFINGDINTAYRDIKTLEKDLDTLKSQYSKLVVYAYKNRSTYDMLNFIFSAQTFNDAIKRYQYLKQYRDYRRRQADNILSTQVLLNKKIESLRVQKEKRSGTLKTEQEQRTILEADKKEKDEVLTGLKGREKELVADINKNKKDAQKVQAAIQAVIRREIELERKKAEEEALAKRKAAEEKKRREEAARKAAAAAAAAAAANKAADNTAKNTPEPKPAAPEPKPEVVKTPPPVPAEDDKPVRTENVLEATPEALALSESFESNRGKLPWPVASGNVIGHFGRQQHAVMERITVENDGVIIGTAKGAPVKAIFTGEVRKVAVIPGGGSLVIIRHGQYFTNYARLQSVNVKSGDKVTTGQLIGTAGTNELENLGEVELQIYKGVVRQNPESWIRRK; encoded by the coding sequence ATGAAATTTGTAAATTGCCATTTTGCAGCTATCTTTAAAATCATCATGCTAAATCTGAAGAAGTTTCTCCCATTAGTATTAGCAATAGGATTACTACCGGCCTTGCTCTACGCACAGGCGCCCACTCAATCGCGGGAAGAACTTGAGCATAAAAAAAGAGAGTTGCAGAGAGAGATCGATGAAGCGAACCAGGCCCTGAAAGAAACTAAAAAGTCTACCAGGGAAAGCGTAAGCCAGCTGAGAGCACTGAAAGAAAAGATTACCCTTCGCTCACGCCTCATCAATAGTATCAACGAAGAGATCAACTTCATTAATGGAGATATCAATACAGCTTATCGTGACATCAAGACCCTGGAAAAAGACCTGGATACCCTGAAGTCACAATACTCAAAGCTGGTCGTATATGCCTACAAAAACCGTAGCACTTACGACATGCTGAACTTTATTTTCTCTGCTCAGACTTTCAACGATGCGATCAAGCGCTATCAATACCTGAAACAATACCGTGATTATCGTCGCCGTCAGGCAGACAATATCCTGTCTACCCAGGTACTGCTGAACAAGAAGATTGAAAGTCTCCGTGTACAGAAAGAAAAACGCTCTGGTACCCTGAAGACAGAACAGGAGCAGCGCACCATTCTCGAAGCCGATAAAAAGGAAAAGGATGAGGTGCTCACCGGCCTGAAAGGAAGGGAAAAGGAACTGGTAGCGGATATCAACAAGAATAAAAAGGATGCCCAGAAAGTACAGGCTGCTATCCAGGCGGTAATCCGTCGTGAAATAGAACTGGAACGTAAAAAGGCAGAAGAGGAAGCCCTGGCAAAACGTAAAGCAGCCGAAGAGAAGAAACGTCGGGAAGAAGCTGCCCGTAAAGCAGCCGCTGCGGCCGCAGCAGCTGCGGCTGCCAACAAGGCCGCCGATAATACAGCTAAAAATACACCTGAACCAAAGCCTGCGGCACCAGAGCCTAAGCCAGAAGTGGTGAAGACCCCGCCGCCGGTACCGGCAGAAGACGATAAACCAGTACGTACTGAAAACGTCCTCGAAGCGACACCAGAAGCCCTGGCATTGTCAGAAAGCTTTGAAAGTAACCGTGGTAAACTACCATGGCCCGTAGCCTCCGGAAACGTAATTGGTCACTTTGGCCGCCAGCAACACGCTGTAATGGAAAGGATCACAGTAGAGAATGATGGGGTGATCATCGGTACAGCCAAAGGCGCACCTGTCAAAGCAATCTTTACCGGCGAAGTCAGAAAGGTGGCTGTCATTCCTGGTGGTGGATCGCTCGTCATCATCCGACATGGTCAGTATTTTACCAACTATGCACGTCTGCAATCCGTAAACGTAAAATCAGGTGATAAAGTAACCACAGGACAGTTGATAGGTACCGCCGGTACAAATGAACTTGAAAACTTAGGTGAAGTAGAATTACAGATCTATAAAGGGGTAGTAAGACAAAACCCTGAATCCTGGATCCGCAGAAAGTAA
- the bshA gene encoding N-acetyl-alpha-D-glucosaminyl L-malate synthase BshA, which translates to MRIGIVCYPTYGGSGVLATELGKALADKGHMVHFITYQQPVRLNAFHANIYYHEVQVPTYPLFDFPPYESALSSTMVDVILNQQLDLLHVHYAIPHASTAYLAKQIVSKTGRVVPFITTLHGTDITLVGKDKTYAPVVTFSINESDAITAVSNNLREETYKYFQIEKDIEVIYNFVDTERFKRREAELKHFRDAIAPNGEKILLHVSNFRKVKRVPDVIKVFAQVREQVPAKLLLVGDGPDRPAIECMCREMGLCNDVRFVGKQEQLEDVMSISDLFLLPSDYESFGLAALEAMAAEVPVISSDAGGLPEVNIHGETGYLSAVGDVDSMAKHAIELLKDEKELARLRRGALKQAQRFHISNVIPQYEALYEEVINRSLVEAK; encoded by the coding sequence ATGCGTATAGGAATAGTATGTTACCCTACTTATGGGGGTAGTGGCGTACTGGCAACAGAACTTGGAAAGGCCCTGGCGGACAAAGGGCATATGGTACATTTTATTACGTATCAGCAACCTGTAAGGCTGAATGCTTTCCATGCCAATATATATTACCACGAGGTGCAGGTACCTACCTACCCTCTTTTTGACTTCCCTCCCTACGAATCAGCGTTGAGTAGTACCATGGTAGATGTAATTCTCAACCAGCAGCTGGATCTGCTGCATGTGCATTATGCGATCCCACATGCGTCTACCGCTTACCTCGCTAAACAGATTGTGAGTAAAACGGGTCGTGTGGTACCGTTTATCACGACACTTCATGGTACGGATATTACCCTGGTGGGCAAGGATAAGACCTATGCACCGGTGGTGACGTTCTCAATTAACGAGTCTGATGCGATTACGGCGGTGTCTAATAATCTAAGGGAGGAGACGTATAAATATTTTCAGATAGAGAAAGATATCGAGGTGATTTACAACTTTGTTGATACTGAGCGGTTTAAGCGTCGGGAAGCGGAGTTGAAGCACTTCAGGGATGCCATTGCGCCGAATGGGGAGAAAATATTGCTGCATGTGTCGAACTTCAGGAAGGTGAAGAGGGTGCCGGATGTGATCAAGGTGTTTGCACAGGTGAGAGAGCAGGTACCTGCTAAATTATTGTTGGTGGGGGATGGTCCTGACAGACCGGCGATTGAGTGTATGTGCAGGGAGATGGGATTGTGTAATGATGTGAGGTTTGTGGGCAAACAGGAGCAATTGGAGGATGTGATGTCGATTTCAGACCTGTTTTTGCTGCCTTCGGACTATGAGAGTTTTGGGCTGGCGGCGCTGGAGGCGATGGCAGCAGAGGTGCCGGTGATTTCTTCTGATGCGGGAGGGCTGCCGGAGGTAAATATACATGGGGAAACGGGGTATTTGAGTGCTGTGGGGGATGTGGATAGTATGGCGAAGCATGCGATTGAGTTGCTGAAGGATGAGAAGGAGTTGGCGAGATTGAGACGGGGGGCGTTGAAACAGGCGCAGCGGTTTCATATTAGTAATGTGATACCGCAGTATGAGGCGTTGTATGAGGAGGTGATAAACAGGTCGCTGGTAGAAGCAAAATAA
- a CDS encoding M20/M25/M40 family metallo-hydrolase, whose amino-acid sequence MRRYILPVLLTCTLPALAQQKEDDSLAFRHIANEILTNSKAYANLKVLTTEIGGRLAGSPGMVKAEKWGVMALKEAGADTVYLQECMVPHWVRGAKEEARIISRRRDYIPPLAVLALGNSVGSGPAGVTAPVIEVSSFEDLEAKKDLVKGKIVFYNYHFNPTFIHTFQSYGDAVKYRGHGASAAAKYGATAVIVRSMSHGANNFPHTGAMSYDEAYPKIPAVAIGLEDADLLSNRLKDEKDLKVYLRTNAKMLPDTIGHNVIAELRGSEHPEQIITVGGHLDSWDVNEGAHDDGTGCVQSIEILRTFKALGIRPKHTLRIVLFANEENGTRGGKKYAEVAKAKNEQHIFALESDAGGFTPRGFAFTMPAEKRAKILSWAPLFRPYDVTDFTEEGGGVDVGQIAEAMGIPMGELLPDSQRYFDLHHAANDVFSQVNKRELELGAFSMAGLLYLIDQYGL is encoded by the coding sequence ATGAGAAGATACATCCTGCCGGTTTTGCTTACATGCACACTGCCGGCTTTAGCACAACAAAAAGAGGACGATTCCCTGGCCTTCCGTCATATTGCCAACGAAATCCTGACCAATAGTAAGGCATATGCTAACCTGAAAGTACTGACAACCGAAATAGGAGGTCGTCTGGCAGGTTCACCTGGTATGGTCAAGGCCGAAAAATGGGGGGTAATGGCCCTGAAAGAAGCCGGTGCTGATACCGTATACTTACAGGAATGTATGGTGCCTCACTGGGTAAGAGGTGCAAAAGAAGAAGCCCGCATTATCAGCCGTCGCCGTGACTACATACCACCGCTGGCTGTACTGGCCCTTGGAAATTCTGTAGGCAGTGGTCCTGCTGGTGTAACAGCTCCTGTAATAGAAGTCAGTTCTTTCGAAGACCTGGAAGCAAAGAAAGACCTGGTAAAAGGAAAGATCGTATTTTATAACTACCATTTCAATCCGACCTTCATTCATACCTTTCAATCATATGGCGATGCGGTGAAGTACAGAGGTCATGGCGCCAGCGCTGCGGCTAAATATGGTGCAACGGCGGTGATCGTTCGCTCTATGTCGCACGGTGCTAACAACTTTCCGCACACCGGTGCCATGAGTTATGACGAGGCGTACCCAAAGATCCCGGCAGTAGCCATCGGTCTGGAAGATGCTGACCTGCTGAGCAACCGCCTGAAAGATGAAAAGGACCTGAAAGTATATCTCCGTACTAATGCGAAGATGCTGCCTGATACCATTGGTCACAACGTGATCGCTGAGTTGAGAGGTAGTGAGCATCCTGAGCAGATCATCACCGTAGGTGGTCACCTGGATTCATGGGATGTAAATGAAGGTGCGCATGATGATGGTACCGGTTGTGTACAGTCCATCGAAATACTGAGAACTTTCAAGGCGCTGGGCATTCGTCCAAAGCATACTCTGAGGATCGTACTGTTTGCAAACGAAGAAAATGGTACCCGTGGAGGTAAAAAATATGCAGAAGTAGCCAAAGCAAAAAATGAACAGCATATCTTCGCTTTAGAGAGCGATGCAGGTGGCTTTACTCCCCGTGGATTTGCATTTACCATGCCTGCAGAAAAGAGAGCAAAGATCCTGTCATGGGCGCCATTATTCCGCCCTTACGATGTGACTGATTTCACAGAAGAAGGTGGTGGTGTAGATGTAGGCCAGATTGCAGAAGCAATGGGTATTCCAATGGGAGAACTGTTGCCGGATTCACAAAGATATTTCGACCTGCATCATGCAGCGAACGATGTATTTTCACAGGTAAACAAACGTGAGCTGGAACTGGGAGCATTTAGCATGGCAGGTTTATTGTACCTGATAGACCAATACGGACTTTAA
- a CDS encoding SAM-dependent methyltransferase: MEQPGKVYLIPTVLSPEALHTIPPYITAAVQKISVFFVENERTARRYLKALDRSINIDSLQLLLMHGNHPPDTKLAKKLLLEGKDIGIMSEAGCPAIADPGHLVVMAAHTVDAPVIPMVGPNSMLLALIASGMNGQNFQFVGYLPVRPPERVKAIKELELESIKKQQTQLFIETPYRNNHLLKDIITTCKETTLVCVAADITGPEEYIKTKTVKEWKKQLPELHKKPAIFLLLAQ, from the coding sequence ATGGAGCAACCTGGTAAAGTATACCTGATTCCTACTGTGCTGAGTCCTGAGGCACTGCACACCATTCCGCCTTATATAACGGCGGCTGTACAAAAGATCAGCGTATTCTTTGTGGAGAATGAACGGACAGCCAGAAGGTACTTAAAAGCGCTGGACCGTAGTATTAATATCGATAGCTTACAGCTATTGCTCATGCATGGAAATCATCCACCGGATACTAAACTGGCTAAGAAGCTGCTGCTGGAAGGGAAAGACATTGGTATCATGAGTGAGGCCGGATGTCCTGCCATTGCAGATCCCGGGCACCTGGTCGTAATGGCGGCACATACTGTGGATGCACCGGTCATACCTATGGTGGGACCGAATTCAATGCTGCTGGCATTGATCGCATCGGGTATGAACGGACAGAACTTTCAGTTTGTAGGATACCTGCCGGTGAGGCCACCTGAGCGCGTGAAAGCGATTAAAGAGCTGGAACTCGAATCGATAAAGAAACAACAAACACAGTTGTTTATAGAGACGCCTTACCGCAATAATCACTTGTTGAAAGATATTATCACTACCTGTAAAGAAACGACCCTGGTATGTGTAGCAGCGGATATTACAGGGCCGGAGGAGTATATTAAAACGAAAACGGTTAAAGAGTGGAAAAAGCAACTGCCGGAATTGCATAAGAAACCGGCAATATTTCTGCTGTTAGCACAATAA
- a CDS encoding EI24 domain-containing protein, whose amino-acid sequence MFSFREVLAAVQAYGKAHQFIMQHKLWKWILIPGIVYCILFMTGIYFVWGYSGDFVEYLFNLLPVKVWIQDLESSWISFFFILLGLSIRIMILLLYFSYYKYLFLVLGSPLFSYLSEKTEALMDRKEYPFSWQQFFKDMMRGIRMSIRNSLNQTLCVIALIVLSFIPIVGWITPLFAFFIEAYFYGFSMVDYSCERHKLSTKQSIQFIRAHRGIALGNGMVFYLMMFIPVLGWIMAPSYAVIAATIHLSDKRLLHGATW is encoded by the coding sequence TTGTTTTCATTCAGAGAAGTACTGGCGGCCGTACAGGCCTATGGGAAAGCACATCAGTTTATAATGCAGCACAAGTTATGGAAGTGGATACTGATACCAGGCATTGTGTACTGCATACTGTTCATGACCGGGATCTATTTTGTATGGGGATATTCCGGGGACTTTGTTGAATATCTTTTTAACCTGCTCCCGGTAAAAGTATGGATCCAGGATCTCGAAAGCAGCTGGATCAGTTTCTTTTTTATCCTGCTGGGACTCTCCATCCGTATCATGATCCTGCTACTTTATTTTTCTTACTATAAATATCTGTTCCTGGTATTGGGCTCGCCCCTGTTTTCGTACCTGTCGGAAAAGACAGAAGCACTCATGGACAGGAAGGAATATCCTTTCAGCTGGCAACAGTTCTTTAAGGATATGATGAGAGGGATCAGGATGTCAATACGCAATAGTCTGAACCAGACACTGTGTGTGATTGCACTGATCGTACTGTCGTTTATACCAATAGTAGGATGGATCACACCCCTGTTTGCCTTTTTTATTGAGGCTTATTTCTATGGCTTTTCTATGGTAGATTATAGCTGTGAAAGACATAAACTGAGCACGAAGCAAAGTATTCAATTTATACGCGCACACAGAGGTATTGCCCTCGGCAATGGTATGGTGTTTTATTTAATGATGTTCATTCCTGTTTTAGGATGGATCATGGCTCCTTCCTATGCGGTAATTGCTGCAACTATTCATTTATCTGATAAACGCCTGTTACATGGAGCAACCTGGTAA
- a CDS encoding PorP/SprF family type IX secretion system membrane protein, producing MKKVLLFLTTTLYLMNPARAQDPHFSQFFASPMTLNPAMTGLFSGDYRVSGNYREQWRSISTPFTTGTAAIDFGILKNVISYTDIWGVGLMAMYDRTGGGALTSTYLSFSTAYHKGLDPEGNHTLAVGVQATYVSKRLDQSKLVFENQIDNNGYNPAIPSGETISNPNISYLDPNIGILYNGLVGESSNIYAGVSLYHITQPTETFMQQNNNRLTSRVTVHGGGSFPVNGTNRIHASALYMKQSTASEFTFGGAYGFDLSGGMDENPTVFYLGSWYRLKDAINPYVGLEIGGFTVGLTYDMNVSTLKPASNYRGGMELSVIYIHRRNDNNKYKTNCPRF from the coding sequence ATGAAAAAAGTGTTGCTGTTTTTAACGACCACCCTTTATCTGATGAACCCCGCCAGGGCGCAGGATCCCCACTTTTCGCAGTTTTTTGCGTCTCCAATGACGTTGAATCCTGCTATGACGGGACTGTTCTCAGGTGACTACAGAGTATCCGGTAATTACCGTGAACAATGGAGAAGCATCTCTACCCCTTTCACTACCGGTACTGCAGCGATAGACTTCGGCATCCTCAAAAATGTCATTTCTTATACCGATATCTGGGGCGTAGGTCTGATGGCTATGTATGACAGGACAGGCGGCGGTGCACTCACCTCTACCTACCTGAGCTTTAGTACTGCTTACCACAAAGGTCTGGATCCGGAAGGAAACCATACCCTCGCTGTAGGTGTACAGGCTACATACGTTTCCAAAAGACTTGATCAAAGCAAACTGGTATTCGAAAACCAGATAGACAATAATGGTTACAACCCTGCTATCCCTAGCGGCGAAACCATTTCAAATCCGAACATTTCTTACCTGGATCCAAACATCGGTATCCTGTATAACGGTCTGGTCGGTGAATCTTCCAACATTTACGCAGGTGTTTCCTTATACCATATCACTCAGCCTACTGAAACGTTCATGCAACAGAACAATAACAGGCTCACATCCCGCGTAACTGTACATGGAGGTGGTTCATTCCCTGTAAATGGTACAAACCGTATCCACGCCAGTGCATTGTACATGAAACAGAGCACTGCCAGCGAGTTTACTTTTGGTGGTGCCTATGGCTTTGACCTGAGTGGCGGTATGGACGAAAATCCTACTGTATTCTACCTGGGTAGCTGGTACCGTCTGAAAGATGCGATCAATCCTTATGTAGGCCTGGAAATCGGTGGTTTTACCGTAGGTCTTACTTACGATATGAACGTATCTACACTGAAACCTGCTTCTAACTACCGTGGTGGTATGGAACTCTCAGTGATCTACATTCACAGAAGGAATGACAACAACAAGTATAAAACAAACTGTCCAAGATTCTAG
- the upp gene encoding uracil phosphoribosyltransferase, with protein MIVNLSSTNSLVGEWLSEIRSMEIQQDRMRFRRNLERVGEIAAYEISKTLEYEEREVQTPLGIANCRVLKQQPVLATILRAGLALHQGLVHYFDKADHAFISAYRKHNHDGSFDINLEYVSSPTIEDQVVIISDPMLATGASLVKTIEHLQSIGKPKHIHLVVAIACTVGIEYVQRNADNNMTIWAGDIDDELTAKGYIVPGLGDAGDLAFGNKLQN; from the coding sequence ATGATAGTAAATCTGAGTAGTACCAATTCACTCGTAGGCGAATGGCTGAGTGAAATCAGAAGCATGGAAATTCAGCAGGACAGAATGCGTTTCAGAAGAAATTTGGAGCGAGTGGGAGAAATTGCAGCCTACGAGATCAGCAAAACATTGGAGTACGAGGAAAGGGAAGTGCAAACCCCTTTGGGTATTGCTAATTGCCGGGTATTGAAACAGCAGCCAGTACTGGCTACCATCCTGAGAGCAGGCCTCGCGCTGCACCAGGGTTTGGTTCATTACTTTGACAAGGCGGACCACGCTTTTATATCGGCTTACCGTAAACACAATCATGACGGATCGTTCGATATCAACCTGGAATATGTATCCAGCCCTACTATCGAAGATCAGGTAGTAATCATATCCGATCCTATGCTGGCTACAGGTGCATCACTGGTTAAAACCATCGAACACCTGCAGAGCATTGGAAAACCTAAACACATTCACCTGGTGGTAGCCATTGCTTGTACAGTAGGTATCGAATATGTACAACGAAATGCTGACAACAATATGACCATTTGGGCTGGAGATATTGATGATGAGCTCACCGCAAAAGGTTACATTGTACCTGGTTTGGGTGATGCAGGTGACCTTGCCTTTGGAAATAAATTGCAAAACTAA